The nucleotide window CTCCAGTGGGACCACATTGAGATGAACTTCAGGAGTTACGACAACATCACAGGTACAGTCATGTTAATGTCATCACAGGAGAAACTACAACTACATTGCGTGACTTATGTTGCCCGAGATGTCTGTTCTTGTGCACTCTTGCTTATCTGTTTTCAACAATCACAGGTCAGTCCATTGTTGGCTGCAAGTCTGTGATCATCCAGGACCAGGTCTTTGTCATCGTAGCTCAGCTCTTTGGCGGATCTCACATCTATAAGTTTGATGAGGACCAAAGCAAGTTCACAAAATTCCAGGACATTGAGGTGTCTAAAATTTCCAAACCGAACGATATTGAGTCCTTCCAGATTGGCAACGACTGGTTCTTCATCATCGCTGACAGCTCTAAGGCTGGGCTGTCCACCCTCTACAAGTGGAATGACAAGGGCTTCTACTCGTACCAGTCCCTTCATGAATGGTTTCGTGATACAGACGCAGAGTTTGTCAATTTGGATGGCAAGGCGCATCTTATCCTGTCGAGTCGTTCTCAAGTACCGGTCATCTACCAGTGGAGCAAAAGCACTCAGAAGTTTACACTGCATGGGGAGATTCCCAACATGGAAGATGTAGTTGCTGTCAAGGCCTTCCGCATCAAAGAGGAGCTGTATCTGGCCATGACGCGATACATTGGTGACTCAAAGGTCGTGCGCTGGACTCCCAAGGAGTTCACTGAGATTCAAGCAATTCCTTCGAGGGGTTGCATGATCCTGCAGCCGTTTTCCTTCAAAGAAAGGTACTACCTGGCTCTGGGAAGCGACTACACGTTCTCACAGATTTATCTGTGGGATGCCGAAACAAAGGTTTTCGAGCGATTCAAGGAAGTCTACATCCAGGCTCCGCGTTCCTTCACCGTGGTCTCCACTGATAGGAGAAACTTCATCTTTGCTTCCAGTTTCAAGGGGAACACACAGATCTTTGAGCATATCATCATTGATCTGAGCCTTTAAGTGCTGTTGTGGACACAGTCTCAGTTACagcatgtctgtgtttgtcCTCCAGGAGGTGGAGATATTTTCTGGGCAAACATTTATTGGGTGTATAAAGTTTGAAAGGATAGTGAATATGGCATTATCGGTTTTACTGTAATTAGTATCAAATATCACATATGTATAGTTTACATTGTTTTAGAGAGGGCCCTATAAATTAAAGCTGTaatgtattgaaattgttttatatcattttaagtTCCTTATCTccacttaattaaaaaacatgttATGACAAACGTATGATGCATTAAAAAGTGCTTAAAAGATTGCATTTGTCACCTGtaactaaacacacacacacacacacacacacacacacacacacacacacacacacacacacacacacacacacacacacacacacacacacacacacacacacacacacacacacacacacacacacacacaaacacaaacaacaccTTTAAAAACTCTGTATGCAACCTATGTCGTGATACCATGCATGAAGCGGTTGCAAATAAGGCATGTATGCAACATAATGTAGATACGATACAGGTGAGAAATGCAATTCTATTCAATTTTTTAATTGAATACAACTtcacaattatttaactttaaaacaatatatttacttCACAGTTTCAATGTTTATTGAATCATATCCTTGTTGGTGAATAGATCTGTAACAGTAAGTAAATCATGTTCTCACCCTTAAGTCGATCCAAACCTGTAGAAATTTAATTGATTTTCTGTAagattttgagcaatgtttgtaaccaaacagtttctgagcaccattgacttccatagtatttttttctactatggatgtcaatggtgctcctgctTTGTGCTTGATTACAGATACAGGTATCTTtctatgtgttcatttttgggtgaactatcccataAGATCCTTTGCATATTGATTAGGATCTGTTTGGAATAACCAATCAAAATGTCAGGTTTATTGTTGGGTGCCCAGAATTCGAATGAAACATTTTGAATTTTAACATGTCCAGGACTCCAGGAAACATTTTGCTCCTCAAATCAAAAGATTAACAATATTTTACATCTAGAAAATAAAGCCTGTTTAAAGGAACTTTAAGGTTTGTTGCGCTTTTATGTCAACCCCCCCACAAAATATTAATGTATTATTACTTTATCATTGGTGATTATTGAATTACGATTATGGTAAAGAGATTAAGCAAAAGCATTAACTTTTAGAgacggtttcccagacagggtttattcTTGTCCCAGACTAagatgcatgtttgagctgccttcattttaaaacaccttgtactgacgtattttatatcagtgccattgttttgtctcaagatgcacaccagaattgtttttttgtaaggattgtttataaaaactaaatgttctaatacagctaaggcctagtcctggattaatctaaaccctgtccgggaaaccgccccctaGTGttcctgattttttttataatttcagAGTGAAATTAACATGTTCATGGTAAATTCATTAAACTGTGACCATGAGATGACCTTTTTATGCTTAAATATAGGGAAAATTTAAAAAGCACAAACCTTCAAACTAAGTCATCATGTTAATCCAGAAAATGGCTTATTCTTGCAGATTAAAATGCATATGGTAAATAGATTTTTggataaggattttttttaaagaaggtaaataactttattttaaagttgtaccagtgtaaaaatgttaaatgtcttacttgttttgataaaaatgcataaaataagaACTTCCATTTTCAGCAAGTTGCAATATAGAAAAATCACACAACCGTAAATAATGACTGCAGCCTGCAAAAGCATGAGATTCAGCTCTTAAACTTCTATACCTTTAAATCTTACATGAAAGGTTACTTGATCACATAATGTCCTCATTTATACCAGTTTTACCATAATCTGATAATAGTTTAATTTAATTATGAAAACCATTGTACTGtacttattttattattatttgtttaatggCATATGTTTTTCAATactaatgtaaataaatacttatgaacatttattaatatcttgattttttttaatgttttcaatcagagtaaactatataaaaaaattataaacgcTTATGTCATATATTATGGTCATTTTTATTTCAGATTATAATAAAAGACAAGGGCATACACTGAGATGGTAAATTGAATGTTAAGGCacattcattgtttttttttttttatttagagttTTTAAATCCAGAAGCGATAATGTATGTTCGCAAAATAATAGAGTTACACATATTTAGTGAGTCAAGACAAATATGCCGTTTTGTTTATCAGCCATAGCCATTTGTTTTCATAATTATTTGTTCACGCTGGTTTTCTGAACATCTGCTGGTAGGCTACTCTCATATTGTTTACATATTAGTGGCGCAAATGTTTTGAATTTTGTTCAgtataattttgtttattaatatatactctataataattataaatggtAGGCAGTAGTATGtagatgatttatttatttgttggtGGGTGTAGCCCGGAGCATCTGATTTCGTGTCTGCCACGAAACCCGGAAGAGACCTTACCCAGTCggcatttcaacgttgattcaacgttgattcaacgtcaggtaccaacgttgaatcaacgttggattACCTTTCGGTTTTGCaaaaaatttcaacgttgaaatcacGACGTTGTTTCAACGTCACACTTTCAACATAGGTGAATTATGGTTGATATCATGACGCAATTTCAACCTTCTATttccttgttgtttttaacactaaatatagatttttacttGACACTGCAATACTCACTAAATGATTTACTGTATACGTGTCATTTTAAGTGCAATTATCATATGAATGCAACTTGCTACGCATAACTTACAGTACAACCCCATTCATAAAACTAAACACTTAAGGAAGGTAAAGTTTAAATGTGGACAAATAAGATGGCAGGTGCCTACTCTttccaaataaacatgaaagcagctgttaaaaatattttttaatggataaaacacattctttcaaacagttaggtttccagttagtagtgcagaagtggaattttctaaatatagaataaaatcataaaatatgaaacaaaatcatgtttaaaagtaattttattcatctgaatagaaaaactttattcaagaaaaactgcaaatatgaattttgttgttGGTTTAGTTGACAGTCTTCTTGTGGCCACCACCACCCATCCATTCTGGCTCATGCTGTACTTAATACGATGACAGCATCTAAGGAGGGAAAAAACAcaagatatttaattttcaaaaaatgctgcattttagcCCATGTACAAAAAATCTTGTTATTGCACTTCAGGGCAAGATGCGTTTTCTTTGATAGTCTGACTTGAAACATTGCATAGCCATCTGATGAAGGAACAAAGCTGTTGTGTTTACGAAGATGACAATTAAGATCATCTACAGTCCATTCAGAAATCATACACCTTTCACTTTCAATTTTATGTTGTTGCATGATACTGtaattgtttagatatttttacaaagtaaaaacagaattttagaaacttttgcaaatgtatgaaaaaagaaaacatatcatatttacattatacatattcagaccctttgcaACATCATCTGCAATTTAGCACAGTTGCCTCCAATTTCTCTTGAGGTTGCTGAGATGTTTCTACACCTTAAATCgtcctgatgaacacaaagattttttaaggaatgtctgcaaccaaactgaccagaagcaccattgacttacatagtaggataaaaaaatactatggtagtgaatggtgcttctgatcgaTTTGTTTACAAATGAATCCAGTACTGAATGCTTAAGTGATTttaactttatattttcaacaccCCCAAATGAGATGcttaaagcaaacactgacaggttgctttacgtgtgggtcaaactaggcatgggccgattaccggtttcaaggtataccgaggtttaaaacagtcaaggtttcaaaaccactaaaattttctgtgataccgtctccaaggtatgagctgtgtttatacaaaattcattaaatcatgaagtcatgtgattgatttgatgtttacatttaatatatattacgaaaatattatatatgttttgaaagcatattataatttaaaggctttattgtacctggcatttgaaaataacacattttagtgttgcaatggtaataccgcaacaccgtgaaaccgtggtatttttgctaaaggttatcataccgccagaatcttataccggcccatgcctaggtCAAACAGCCTTTTGTGTAGTCCCTTACCAATGAGATCGAAGATGGACTTCAGAACTTCTGGACTGTCTGTGTAAGCCTTTAAACTCCCTCAGACCAGCAAGGCATCTTGTTAGCAGACATCCCGACCTGAtcaaaaacttttgattaggagatgttctaatcctatttttaatatatgttttacaaacttaccacaTGTGATCAGGCAAAGCGACTTATGAAACAGCATCTTCCCAAATCTCCTCTTCAGGCTCATCTTAGCGATCATTGCATTTGATAAAGtttggaaaaagaaaaacatatttcattagtatagaaatataaatgtaatcttttggttagaaatacagaaaactgtggcccaagtacaacttttaaagaaattaagaatgtttaatttttttgtcataacacTATTCATTACCTTTTAAGGGGGAATGATTTGGGGATCTGGAAAGACACACTACTTCACCTCTCTGTATTTTATCACACGTCTTCAAATTGCATGTTGATATGCCTacaatttaaaacacataataaaataaaaacaagtcatagccccttttaaaaagaaaacataaattgtgaaatacaaaacactgcatcttaaTTATTAGGATTAGTAGAATTTGATTTggttacaaaacaaatattaaatgcattgtaaGGTTTAAGGGGAGACgcttcacaaaaaaagaaatggtAAATTACGGATTTCTATTACAACATGGTATCTTGGTGGTGCATTACCAGGGTAGGTGGTAGCTCattgacaattaaaaaaattatgattaaagccataatacataaagataagaacaaataaatgctGTCATGTACACCACCACAAAGACCCATTTTTTTCTGTCAATATGAAGCCTCTATAAAACTTGCATCAACAACCACTCTGAACACTGGATTTACTTTTTTCTCTGTATACTGAAAACAAAGTGTTTGAAATATGTAGgcctacatactgtagaagAAATAGTGGCATAGAAAAGAAATTAATTGCTGTGTTGAAAAGTAACCATTGTATCCTAAATTAGTTTCTTATATTTTCCTTTTGACAATGATAAACCATTCTTGAGAAACAAGTAGCAGGTGTTTTAAAAAGCCACTCTCAATTCTCACCTGTGAAGtttcttgtgtttgtgtgtcattcTGTTTCTGACATGACAACCcttgctgtctgtttcttgttcaatcttgacaaaatataaaaaagtaaaattagtgCAATATTTGAAGAGAATTATAATGACTTTTATCAGAACATGAATACATACACTTGCATACtgcatttaagtaaatattgTAGAATAGCAGGGTTAACACAACATTACCTGATCCAGATGTAGTGGCTGTTGATGCATGAAAATCTCAGCATTGACAAGATCATCATCACTATTCTAATTTGAAGGACTCTGATAACAAAGACATTACAAAAgagttataaaaatatacttaaaacaaGAGCACATTTGTCTAGATAACCAATATTTTCTATTTCCATTAAAACTTGCTAACTATTCAACAAGAGAAGTAAGCAAAATTACACCATTACAATGTATTTCAATTCGAATAGAACATACCAACTTACACGACATGATATTTTCGTACAAAGGAGTTAACGTAAGTGTTTCATGCCGCTTAAAATCATGGATACTGCGCGAATGACCGCAGGTGCGATCATAAGCGTAACATGTAATTGActgattgccatggaaacatgAGGGTCACGTCGACTATCTTgtcccttttaattttataactgcatttatacacattacCCCGTCGTGAAAACCTCAGCATGATTAATATTGGATTCGACGCCCATGTTATCACGTCATCAATAAGTTTGGATTAATGTCATTAACACGAACTGCTATACGTATCCGTTATTGCGAATTCGTGAGCCATAAAACACCAACATCTCATCTAAGTTTTAACACTTTATCAGTAATATGAATTTGAGAAACTAAGCAGCTTAACAATGACCGCACCGCACTCGCGCTGCTCCTCCTTACAAAAGGCTGATAGGTGTCTGTGGCGCCTGTAAGACCTCTCGGATATAAGTTACGCTGAATGAACTACGAAATCAACACTTTTTCACCGAAGTTGTCCAAAAAAGCCCTTACATTTATAACTAGTTGcttttctgaagcaaaaacaaccaagtggttaagttgataaaaacacacctcatattaatttattaatattcataataacGAAGTCCAATTTCGGCGGGAACATCCCGTGGACTAGCAAATTAACTACTATAATGAATACATTCTCAACTAACAGAAAAAAACCCGTTTTGGCATCGTGCTTTTTTGTCATACCACTTTGTATATGTGAATATAATAACGTTATGCGTTTACATTGACTTATATTTCCTTACCTCTTCTTTCTCTGAAGCATTTTCTCGTGTGATACGCAAGATCTCCCAGACAGCCGTTAAAACAGTCCAGTCTCgtgtaatctcgcgagattacctCGCTACCTGTATATTCAAatatttgttacatttttgtataatttcatcaattttataaaatgagtttttacattttttttctgaatgattcacatattataaaacattattttattgtctCTCTGCAACCATTTACTTcactgttgtttcaacgttgtttcaacgttgaatcaacgttgaacaaacaactgacattatttcaaccaaatttcaacgttgatttttaagcattttattaacctttttcaaccgtttaccattcactgttgtttcaacgttgtttcaacgttgaacaaacacCTGACctaatttcaaccaaatttcaacgttgaaggtcgGTCATATGCCCGCTGGGTAGTTTCATTTTCGCTGAAATAAACCAGGATACATTTTACTCTAAAGCTACACACAGAAAGTAAGTATTTTGGAAACTTTTAACAGTCgattaaatacattaaaatattactgaatatttgtgttaataaaatattattgcACTTTTAAATAATCTGCATTCTGCACTCGGTTGGGTCGCCTACTGGAGCGCATGAGCTTTATTAGATTTCCAAAAATGTTGTAGTTTATTTTTtcgatttttgtttttttaataataagtATTGAATTTAAAAAGTATGCTACAACTTAAAATTGAGGTAGGTTTGCTGTATGTATCCAGTATTCCGTTTTTGTAATGCTAAATATTTTACATCCCTCAACAGATAACAAATCTAATTTAAAATTTGGAAAAATCACCATGGCGTACCAAATCCAATTCGCACTTCCAGTTTCTGTTCCAGTTTCAGTAGTTCCTAGAAAAACAGATCCTCTAATACAGTGCATCATAGACAAGAAGTCAGAGAGATTTCGAAAAATAATCAGAGGCAAAGACATTAATGGGCTTTACCCTTCTGAAGCCTGGAAAGATGACGTTACGCTATTGTCAGCAGCAGTTATATGCAACAATGAAGACATCTGTTCATATCTCATTGAAGAGTCTGCTGATCCTAACAAACACTCAACAAATGGACTTGTTCCTTTACACCATGCTGTTATGACACCTGGAGTTTCTTTGAGTATAGTAAAAAGATTACTCGCAGCAAAAGCTGACCCAGAGGGAAATGATTTGCCGATTTTAACTCCACTGCAGTGTGCTGTTGATCACGATCGTGATGACATTGTGAAAGCACTTCTTGAAGCTGGAGCTACAGCTGTAAGGAACTATGGAGTAAATCCAGTGCTTGATAAAAAAGTGTATGACATGATTCTTCAATTATCATCACATaatggcaactttaaaaaagtacagatatttttttccttttcttgTGCTGTCCAAAGAAAACACCAGACAGAAGTTTTCAGCATCTATAAGGCACATTTCCATAAAGAGCATCCTTTCATTCATACAATTCTGTTTGAGGATTACTTTGGTGTCATTGGTTTGGCTGCAGAGGAATATCGTCAGAGTGCCATCAAGTGGTTAAAAGACACAAAGAGTGCAGACAAATACATTGAGGAAGTCATCAAACGCTTTCCAAAAATAGTGAAAAATCATTTGCCAGTTGTGCTGAATTGCTTAAATGCTGCTTTGTGTGTCAGTGAAAAGATTTCTTCTCAGGTATTCAGTGATCTTGTACCAATTCTAATAAACTGTGTCCAGCTCTCTGGAAATCCACAGGGAGAACCAGTCAATCATTTGATACTAAAAATACTCAAAGTCGTAATGGAAAAGACCTCTGAGCAAAAACTAACCATAGATCATTGTGTATATGAGAAATTATGCAAAGGTCTACTGCCTCTCACAGATGACAAGTTTTCAAGTCTAATCAATGTTTGGACCTATGGAGTGTTTGCACAGGTAAATGACTTTGCTCCAGAAGTTATTGCAATGTGTGGATTGTCATCGGTACCTGAGAGTATAGTTAATGTTGCAGATATAGAGATGGATGAATTAATGAAAAAGAAACTGCGAAAACTGAACACATCACTTAAACTTCCACCAAGTTTAGCAGTGGATCAATTATGTGAGGAAAGCGTTGTCACCTCTTCaacaaagaaaaagaagaagaaaaaaaagaagaaaaatcaTCAAGAGTTGGAGTCACAAGAAGCAGAGAAGCAAGATAAAGTCAAACAATCAATTCCAGATACAATGACTCCTATCGAGGAGACAAATTCAAGTGTGCAGCCCTTCACACCCCCAGTTGAGAACCTACTGGTGCCAAGACCGTGGGTTTCAATCAGTCATCGCtggatgaaacattttgaaaaacttGCTAATATTGATGTCAGCAAAACCACTAGACTGCGTAATAACTTCACTCTTGTACTCAGTGATGAATTTAAGATTGCTAAAGGAAGTGATGGCACACAAATTTTTCTTGGTCTGAAGGATGATGGTATGGAGGTCGCTGTGAAACGAATGCTTAAGTGCAATTACCCGGACCTCAAGAACGAGATGGCATTTTTACGACTTCCAGAACTTTATAGTACTTCTATTGTGCAATATATAGACTTTGCAGAAGATGACAACTTTGGATATCTCATTCTTCAGCTTTGTGAGTACACACTAGAAGAATACATCCAAGATCATTTACCATCTGACAGCTCTGAGAGGACTTTTGTTTTGAAAGAGCTTGTGAGGGAAGTGCTGTGCAGCTTACAGGTTATACACACCCAACGCACTAAAATACTTCATCGGGACATCAAACCTCAGAACGTTCTGATCGGTAAGAGCTAAACCAGAATTAACACAGCATATAAATGTTACAAAATTAAatctaaaaactttttttttattatgattCTATATTGTATTTACAGACATAAATGGAAAAGCTAGACTGGCTGATTTTGGCATAAGTCGTAGACTAAAACCGTGTGAAACCACTTTACGAACAAGCATCGCTGGAACTAAATGCTGGAAGGCAAAGGAAACAATAGATGTAAAGAGTAACAGTGGGTACAAAAGATGTTCTGACATTCAGGTAAGACAGAAAAaatcaatgcactgtaaaacaGTTTGTTTTAGTACTGAGAAAAATTTTGATGAAAATTCAGGATGTCATCTAATGCTAACACTGTGTACCGTTTAAAGGTGGCTGGGATGTTAGTGTATTACATCCTCTCTAGAGGACACCATCCATTTGGTGAAGATCCATTTTGTGAGGTCAACATACTGCAGGGAAACTACACACTGGATCAACTGGAAGATGATGATGTAGCAAAGGATCTTGTGGAGTGGATGATCAATGAAAATCCAGAAAAGAGACCAACTGTGGAGAAGACACTTGCACACCCCTTCTTCTGGAATGATGAAAGGTATTCCTTATTTTTGACGTAAATGGGGACGCTCTTTTCCAGGGGGCCACTAAGGATATAAGTTGTTGTATTGCGAGTGACACAAGTGTGCAGTTTTGAGTGGCT belongs to Paramisgurnus dabryanus chromosome 2, PD_genome_1.1, whole genome shotgun sequence and includes:
- the lgi2a gene encoding leucine-rich repeat LGI family member 2a; protein product: MRTIVRQCVFISTVLLYMIPSANTGKRVFKCPSSWSCSKESIICVGSSNVPKLIPNDVSSLSIVNGTFSEIKEAMFTHLPSLQLLLLNSNALTTIRDDAFSGLSHLEYLFIENNKIETTSKYSFRGLRDLTHLSLANNNIKALPRDLFADLDSLIELDLRGNAFECDCRAKWLMLWLKSTNASVSDVICAGPEEMKGKRLNDMTSLHNECFSTDFVPLHSVSTESLSVDTFSYKNDVYVAIAAPNIESCMVLQWDHIEMNFRSYDNITGQSIVGCKSVIIQDQVFVIVAQLFGGSHIYKFDEDQSKFTKFQDIEVSKISKPNDIESFQIGNDWFFIIADSSKAGLSTLYKWNDKGFYSYQSLHEWFRDTDAEFVNLDGKAHLILSSRSQVPVIYQWSKSTQKFTLHGEIPNMEDVVAVKAFRIKEELYLAMTRYIGDSKVVRWTPKEFTEIQAIPSRGCMILQPFSFKERYYLALGSDYTFSQIYLWDAETKVFERFKEVYIQAPRSFTVVSTDRRNFIFASSFKGNTQIFEHIIIDLSL
- the LOC135778898 gene encoding uncharacterized protein, whose amino-acid sequence is MAYQIQFALPVSVPVSVVPRKTDPLIQCIIDKKSERFRKIIRGKDINGLYPSEAWKDDVTLLSAAVICNNEDICSYLIEESADPNKHSTNGLVPLHHAVMTPGVSLSIVKRLLAAKADPEGNDLPILTPLQCAVDHDRDDIVKALLEAGATAVRNYGVNPVLDKKVYDMILQLSSHNGNFKKVQIFFSFSCAVQRKHQTEVFSIYKAHFHKEHPFIHTILFEDYFGVIGLAAEEYRQSAIKWLKDTKSADKYIEEVIKRFPKIVKNHLPVVLNCLNAALCVSEKISSQVFSDLVPILINCVQLSGNPQGEPVNHLILKILKVVMEKTSEQKLTIDHCVYEKLCKGLLPLTDDKFSSLINVWTYGVFAQVNDFAPEVIAMCGLSSVPESIVNVADIEMDELMKKKLRKLNTSLKLPPSLAVDQLCEESVVTSSTKKKKKKKKKKNHQELESQEAEKQDKVKQSIPDTMTPIEETNSSVQPFTPPVENLLVPRPWVSISHRWMKHFEKLANIDVSKTTRLRNNFTLVLSDEFKIAKGSDGTQIFLGLKDDGMEVAVKRMLKCNYPDLKNEMAFLRLPELYSTSIVQYIDFAEDDNFGYLILQLCEYTLEEYIQDHLPSDSSERTFVLKELVREVLCSLQVIHTQRTKILHRDIKPQNVLIDINGKARLADFGISRRLKPCETTLRTSIAGTKCWKAKETIDVKSNSGYKRCSDIQVAGMLVYYILSRGHHPFGEDPFCEVNILQGNYTLDQLEDDDVAKDLVEWMINENPEKRPTVEKTLAHPFFWNDERKMEYLKKLGNQNEAENCRNADEELLLAIERCTEGKTFSQWKTKLSPELVEKLDGKKKCYPENTLGLLRFVRNLHEHYSDDAANINLMASFPDLFGSVYRFARERGWHSRANLKKFLNSFP